From Brassica oleracea var. oleracea cultivar TO1000 chromosome C3, BOL, whole genome shotgun sequence, a single genomic window includes:
- the LOC106336123 gene encoding probable methyltransferase PMT21, with amino-acid sequence MKYKDEKYEKAERGSTKILPKTVLLILLCGLSFYLGGLYCGKNKLQVNDVAKAGSSYNSPQSVSFPECSSDYQDYTPCTDPRKWKKYGTHRLTFMERHCPPVFDRKQCLVPPPNGYKSPIRWPKSKNECWYRNVPYDWINKQKSNQHWLKKEGEKFIFPGGGTMFPNGVSAYVDLMQDLIPEMKDGTIRTAIDTGCGVASWGGDLLDRGILTVSLAPRDNHEAQVQFALERGIPAILGIISTQRLPFPSNSFDMAHCSRCLIPWTEFGGVYLLEIHRILRPGGFWVLSGPPVNYENRWKGWDTTVEEQRSNYEKLQDLLSSMCFKLYAKKDDIAVWQKSPDNTCYNKLSNDPDAYPPKCDDSLEPDSAWYTPLRPCVVVPSPKLKKTDLESTPKWPERLHSTPERVSDVPGGNGGLFKRDSSKWKTRAKHYKKLLPTIGSDKIRNVMDMNTAYGGLAAALVDDPLWVMNVVSSYAANTLPVVFDRGLIGTYHDWCEAFSTYPRTYDLLHVDGLFTSESQRCEMKYVMLEMDRILRPNGYAIIRESSYFADTIASVAKGLRWSCRKEQTESESENEKLLVCQKKLWYSSETK; translated from the exons ATGAAGTATAAGGATGAGAAGTACGAGAAAGCTGAGAGAGGTTCAACAAAGATTTTGCCCAAGACTGTTTTACTTATTCTACTATGTGGGCTTTCATTCTATCTCGGTGGACTTTATTGTGGGAAGAACAAACTCCAAGTTAATGATGTTGCAAAAGCTGGATCTTCCTATAACTCTCCTCAATCTGTTTCTTTCCCGGAGTGTAGCAGTGACTACCAAGATTACACTCCTTGCACCGATCCAAGG AAATGGAAGAAGTATGGTACTCACAGGCTTACTTTCATGGAACGCCATTGTCCTCCTGTCTTTGATAGAAAGCAATGTCTGGTCCCTCCTCCTAATGGGTATAAGTCACCAATAAGATGGCCTAAGAGTAAAAACGAATGTTGGTACAG GAATGTGCCATATGATTGGATCAACAAGCAGAAATCTAACCAGCATTGGCTAAAGAAAGAGGGAGAGAAGTTCATCTTCCCTGGTGGAGGTACAATGTTCCCAAATGGAGTTAGTGCTTATGTCGATTTGATGCAAGATTTAATCCCTGAGATGAAAGATGGGACCATAAGAACTGCCATTGACACTGGTTGTGGG GTTGCAAGCTGGGGAGGAGACTTGTTAGACCGTGGTATCCTCACGGTGTCACTAGCCCCAAGAGACAACCACGAAGCTCAAGTCCAGTTTGCTCTAGAGCGTGGTATCCCTGCGATACTCGGCATCATTTCAACTCAACGTCTCCCTTTCCCTTCAAACTCATTTGATATGGCTCATTGCTCAAGATGCCTTATTCCATGGACTGAGTTTG GTGGGGTCTATCTTCTTGAGATACACCGTATCCTAAGACCTGGTGGCTTCTGGGTCTTGTCCGGTCCACCAGTCAATTACGAGAACCGTTGGAAAGGTTGGGACACAACCGTTGAAGAGCAGAGATCAAACTACGAGAAGCTGCAAGATCTGTTATCCTCAATGTGCTTCAAACTGTATGCTAAGAAAGACGATATCGCAGTGTGGCAGAAATCTCCAGACAATACTTGTTACAACAAGTTGTCTAACGACCCTGATGCATACCCGCCAAAATGTGACGATAGCCTAGAACCGGACTCTGCTTGGTACACGCCGTTACGCCCTTGTGTTGTGGTTCCAAGCCCTAAGCTTAAGAAGACAGATTTGGAATCTACTCCTAAATGGCCAGAGAGGTTGCACTCAACTCCCGAGAGGGTCTCTGATGTTCCTGGAGGAAACGGTGGCTTGTTTAAAAGGGATAGTAGCAAGTGGAAGACGAGGGCTAAGCATTACAAGAAGCTGTTGCCTACTATTGGGTCTGATAAGATAAGGAATGTGATGGATATGAACACTGCTTATGGTGGTTTAGCTGCTGCTTTGGTCGATGATCCGTTGTGGGTCATGAACGTTGTCTCTTCTTATGCAGCTAATACACTTCCTGTTGTGTTTGATCGTGGATTGATTGGAACGTATCATGACTG GTGTGAAGCTTTTTCGACGTATCCAAGAACTTATGATCTTCTTCATGTTGATGGTCTGTTTACATCTGAGAGCCAAAG GTGTGAGATGAAATATGTTATGCTAGAAATGGATAGGATCTTGCGTCCTAATGGCTATGCCATTATACGCGAATCGAGCTATTTTGCGGATACTATTGCATCAGTTGCTAAAGGACTGAGATGGAGTTGTCGTAAGGAACAAACAGAGTCTGAATCAGAGAATGAGAAGCTATTGGTTTGCCAGAAGAAGCTGTGGTATTCATCTGAAACAAAATAG
- the LOC106332925 gene encoding uncharacterized protein LOC106332925 isoform X2, translating to MLLIDEQGTVIQSFIPSARIDTYLPHMKAGSVYRLNKCFGSNSKVMYRVAEPRVIISFTLNSVLSDLEDSRVNFPDDRFRFHSYEEFEAACDLKGDLYDYVGHLKLVNGQTLNDNVVLDEEEIASTRRLLLHVQTHDGPVMKLYLWDQAASDFCAKFKSHGSTPRVILVTTANPKRFGGVLALALMSSSRVFLDFDVQPTRDYVTWLDSNLDVANRVDAKVVTKTETMTIGELFSYIKQEAAK from the exons ATGCTCCTCATCGATGAACAA GGAACTGTTATCCAAAGTTTCATCCCATCAGCAAGGATTGATACCTACTTGCCACACATGAAAGCAGGATCTGTCTACAGACTGAATAAGTGTTTCGGATCAAACAGCAAAGTCATGTACCGGGTTGCTGAGCCTAGGGTAATCATCAGTTTCACTTTGAACTCTGTCCTCTCTGATCTTGAGGACAGTCGGGTTAATTTTCCTGATGATCGGTTCCGTTTCCATAGTTACGAAGAGTTTGAGGCAGCATGTGACCTCAAAGGTGATCTTTACG ATTATGTTGGGCACTTGAAACTGGTGAATGGGCAGACACTGAATGACAATGTGGTGCTTGACGAAGAGGAAATAGCTTCGACCCGGCGGCTTTTGCTCCATGTTCAAACTCATGA TGGACCAGTGATGAAGCTCTACCTATGGGACCAGGCTGCATCAGACTTTTGTGCCAAATTCAAGTCGCATGGAAGCACTCCAAGGGTTATTTTAGTAACCACCGCCAACCCAAAACGTTTTGGAG GTGTTCTTGCTCTTGCTTTAATGTCATCCTCTCGGGTGTTTTTGGACTTTGATGTTCAACCAACCCGTGATTATGTCACTTG GTTGGACTCAAATTTAGATGTGGCTAATAGGGTTGATGCAAAGGTGGTCACAAAGACTGAAACAATGACAATAGGGGAGCTATTCTCCTATATCAAGCAGGAAGCAGCAAAG TAG
- the LOC106332925 gene encoding uncharacterized protein LOC106332925 isoform X1 yields MLLIDEQGTVIQSFIPSARIDTYLPHMKAGSVYRLNKCFGSNSKVMYRVAEPRVIISFTLNSVLSDLEDSRVNFPDDRFRFHSYEEFEAACDLKGDLYDYVGHLKLVNGQTLNDNVVLDEEEIASTRRLLLHVQTHDGPVMKLYLWDQAASDFCAKFKSHGSTPRVILVTTANPKRFGGVLALALMSSSRVFLDFDVQPTRDYVTWLDSNLDVANRVDAKVVTKTETMTIGELFSYIKQEAAKVIYFPRFTNAL; encoded by the exons ATGCTCCTCATCGATGAACAA GGAACTGTTATCCAAAGTTTCATCCCATCAGCAAGGATTGATACCTACTTGCCACACATGAAAGCAGGATCTGTCTACAGACTGAATAAGTGTTTCGGATCAAACAGCAAAGTCATGTACCGGGTTGCTGAGCCTAGGGTAATCATCAGTTTCACTTTGAACTCTGTCCTCTCTGATCTTGAGGACAGTCGGGTTAATTTTCCTGATGATCGGTTCCGTTTCCATAGTTACGAAGAGTTTGAGGCAGCATGTGACCTCAAAGGTGATCTTTACG ATTATGTTGGGCACTTGAAACTGGTGAATGGGCAGACACTGAATGACAATGTGGTGCTTGACGAAGAGGAAATAGCTTCGACCCGGCGGCTTTTGCTCCATGTTCAAACTCATGA TGGACCAGTGATGAAGCTCTACCTATGGGACCAGGCTGCATCAGACTTTTGTGCCAAATTCAAGTCGCATGGAAGCACTCCAAGGGTTATTTTAGTAACCACCGCCAACCCAAAACGTTTTGGAG GTGTTCTTGCTCTTGCTTTAATGTCATCCTCTCGGGTGTTTTTGGACTTTGATGTTCAACCAACCCGTGATTATGTCACTTG GTTGGACTCAAATTTAGATGTGGCTAATAGGGTTGATGCAAAGGTGGTCACAAAGACTGAAACAATGACAATAGGGGAGCTATTCTCCTATATCAAGCAGGAAGCAGCAAAGGTAATATATTTCCCACGTTTTACAAATGCATTATGA
- the LOC106334097 gene encoding uncharacterized protein LOC106334097: MATSYVRLLLLVLAPLLFLPALCAVDFGYCNKNGYDYGNFSRVEISPNPVGPEDNYLNITVSGYASKQMNNVTIEVYAKSKKTTDLLGGYSICKVGNACVIRSGLCFSPECPIEARTKFVLPIPKVQVDDLEDDFKYVVSLLEDDLVNSSDYDEKFIERMCVDFVVPMSDSTLDSA, encoded by the exons ATGGCTACATCTTACGTCCGGCTTCTGCTTCTTGTTCTCGCACCACTCCTCTTCTTACCGGCTTTGTGCGCTGTTGATTTTGGGTACTGCAATA AAAATGGATACGATTACGGTAACTTCAGTCGTGTAGAGATCTCTCCGAACCCGGTTGGACCTGAAGACAACTACCTAAACATTACTGTATCTGGTTATGCAA GCAAACAAATGAACAATGTAACTATAGAAGTGTACGCAAAATCAAAGAAAACTACTGACCTTCTAGGAGGATACTCTATCTGTAAGGTGGGTAATGCATGCGTAATTAGATCTGGCCTCTGTTTTAGTCCTGAATGCCCTATTGAAGCTCGCACCAAGTTTGTGTTACCTATTCCCAAAGTTCAAGTGGATGACCTTGAG GATGACTTCAAATATGTCGTATCTCTGCTTGAGGACGATCTCGTCAACTCTTCTGACTATGATGAAAAGTTTATAGAAAGAATGTGTGTTGACTTCGTTGTACCTATGTCGGATTCCACATTGGATTCTGCTTAA